Proteins encoded within one genomic window of Candidatus Sysuiplasma jiujiangense:
- a CDS encoding transcription factor S: MFCPKCKSLMFPENGKMKCRRCGYEGSVAKASSGTIRSEMNANRELLVVEGRSDTLPKTDVKCPKCGNNEAYWVLRQTRAADEPETRIYRCTNCSYSWREY; this comes from the coding sequence ATGTTTTGCCCGAAATGTAAGTCGCTTATGTTTCCTGAAAATGGAAAGATGAAATGCAGGAGATGCGGATATGAAGGGTCTGTGGCAAAGGCATCCTCAGGAACCATAAGGTCCGAGATGAATGCAAACAGAGAACTTCTGGTTGTTGAAGGGCGATCGGATACACTTCCCAAGACTGATGTGAAGTGCCCCAAATGCGGCAACAACGAGGCCTACTGGGTGCTCAGGCAGACGCGGGCCGCAGACGAGCCGGAGACAAGGATATACCGGTGCACAAACTGCAGTTACTCCTGGAGGGAGTACTGA
- the pcn gene encoding proliferating cell nuclear antigen (pcna), which yields MFKSSAKAEVLKQIVDVISTLVDEAKFNVDADGISLKAVDPAHVAMVEMSLGKQAFEEFAGEDTELGIDLEKLREILKLAHSGDIVKMEHNEDKNQLIVKIGDVTRRMSLVDTAGMSDPKVPNIDLPTTIKLKAEELNYGIRASESVSDHIALVADDDYFEMSSEGDSDSVDFRLPKEKLITLESKGKVRSLFPLDYFSNMAKAISGGSEVKINLGNNYPVKLEFEIAGGSGHVKYLLAPRVES from the coding sequence ATGTTCAAATCCAGCGCGAAGGCAGAAGTTCTGAAACAGATAGTCGATGTAATATCAACGCTTGTCGATGAAGCAAAATTCAATGTTGACGCAGACGGCATCTCACTGAAGGCGGTCGACCCGGCGCACGTCGCTATGGTGGAGATGTCGCTGGGCAAACAGGCATTTGAGGAATTCGCTGGCGAGGACACTGAACTCGGTATTGATCTGGAAAAACTGAGGGAAATACTGAAACTCGCGCATTCAGGCGACATTGTGAAAATGGAACACAATGAAGACAAGAATCAGCTGATTGTAAAGATAGGGGATGTAACCAGGCGTATGAGCCTGGTGGACACTGCAGGAATGTCTGATCCCAAGGTGCCTAACATAGACCTGCCCACAACAATCAAGCTGAAAGCTGAAGAACTGAATTACGGCATCAGGGCATCTGAGAGTGTCTCGGATCATATCGCACTTGTGGCGGATGACGACTATTTTGAAATGAGTTCAGAAGGTGATTCCGATTCGGTTGATTTCAGACTGCCGAAAGAGAAACTGATCACTCTGGAGTCCAAGGGAAAAGTGAGGAGTCTCTTTCCCCTGGATTACTTTTCCAATATGGCAAAGGCCATTTCAGGCGGAAGCGAAGTGAAGATAAACCTCGGAAACAATTATCCTGTCAAGCTTGAGTTCGAAATTGCAGGCGGCAGCGGACACGTCAAGTATCTTCTCGCACCACGCGTTGAAAGCTGA
- the purN gene encoding phosphoribosylglycinamide formyltransferase produces the protein MSDGKYSICVLASGNGSTMQSIVDACRTGCLSGRVVEMVTDNPLAFAIRRAEREGILATVIDRKGMRKEEFDSSLHSRLTALKPDLICLAGYLRILSHETVSAFPMRILNIHPSLLPRYGGKGMYGLKVHKAVLENGEKVSGCTVHFVTDDVDGGPVIVQRQVQVLPGDTPETLMSRVHAEELKAYPSAIKMVMEDGFVPR, from the coding sequence ATGAGCGATGGAAAATACAGCATATGCGTCCTTGCTTCAGGCAATGGCAGCACGATGCAGTCGATAGTAGACGCCTGCCGCACAGGCTGTCTCTCAGGAAGAGTTGTGGAGATGGTGACCGACAATCCGCTTGCATTCGCCATCCGCAGGGCCGAGCGCGAAGGCATACTGGCCACGGTCATAGACAGGAAGGGCATGCGGAAGGAGGAATTTGATTCCTCACTCCATTCCCGTCTCACTGCCCTCAAACCGGATCTTATATGCCTGGCAGGTTATCTGCGCATACTTTCGCACGAGACAGTGTCTGCGTTTCCGATGCGTATACTAAACATACACCCTTCGCTCCTGCCGAGGTACGGCGGGAAGGGAATGTACGGCCTGAAGGTACATAAGGCGGTACTCGAAAATGGGGAGAAAGTCAGCGGATGCACTGTCCACTTCGTTACCGACGACGTGGACGGCGGACCCGTAATAGTCCAGAGACAGGTGCAGGTTCTGCCCGGCGACACCCCGGAAACACTGATGAGCAGGGTGCATGCGGAGGAACTCAAGGCATATCCAAGTGCCATAAAGATGGTGATGGAAGATGGCTTCGTGCCGCGGTAG
- a CDS encoding transketolase — MPELERIAREVRKDIVRMTNAAGSGHPGGSLSSTDILTALYFGLLRHDPANPRWDGRDIFILSKGHAAPALYSVLAAAGYFPKNELITLRKIGSRLQGHAHTGVPGVEVSTGSLGQGLSIACGIALASRLDGSRRRIVALLSDGENDEGQTWEAAMFASHRRLDNITVFVDRNGIQNDGFTKDILDTTPLDEKWKAFGWNVISINGHDFSQIINAYRKGLQCRGAPTAIIAKTVKGKGVSFMENNVAFHGKAPNGEELARALRELDGVK, encoded by the coding sequence ATTCCTGAACTTGAAAGAATTGCCAGAGAGGTCAGGAAGGACATAGTCAGGATGACAAATGCAGCAGGCTCCGGTCATCCCGGCGGGTCGCTGTCCAGCACAGACATTCTGACAGCGCTTTATTTCGGCCTGCTCAGGCACGATCCGGCGAATCCCAGGTGGGATGGCAGGGATATTTTCATACTCAGCAAGGGACATGCCGCGCCGGCCCTTTATTCGGTTCTTGCCGCGGCTGGCTATTTTCCAAAGAACGAACTCATCACACTGAGAAAGATCGGAAGCAGACTGCAGGGGCATGCCCACACAGGGGTTCCCGGTGTTGAGGTCTCCACTGGTTCCCTGGGACAGGGTCTTTCGATAGCTTGTGGAATTGCTCTTGCCTCCAGACTTGACGGCAGCCGCCGGCGCATAGTGGCCCTGCTCAGCGACGGGGAGAATGATGAGGGACAGACCTGGGAGGCTGCAATGTTCGCCTCGCACAGGCGACTTGATAACATAACCGTCTTTGTGGACAGAAACGGTATTCAGAATGACGGTTTCACCAAGGACATACTCGATACCACACCTCTTGACGAAAAGTGGAAGGCGTTCGGATGGAACGTCATATCAATCAACGGACATGATTTCAGCCAGATAATCAATGCATACCGGAAGGGACTGCAGTGCAGAGGCGCTCCCACGGCGATCATAGCAAAGACAGTGAAGGGGAAAGGCGTCTCATTCATGGAAAACAACGTCGCATTCCATGGAAAGGCACCGAACGGCGAAGAACTTGCGAGGGCTCTCAGGGAGCTGGACGGTGTGAAATGA
- a CDS encoding transketolase family protein — MESQRKEYGRALTEIGSKNRDLVVLDADLSVSTRTGEFGKAFPERFYNCGVSEANMVTIAAGLAMAGKTVFASTFAVFATGLTYNQIRQSIAYPSSNVKIAASHAGLSVGPDGATHQMLEDIGLMRGLPNMTVVVPADARETYQATYALSEYRGPAYMRFGRADVPSIGDVNGDFRLGRASVLRDGGDVTLVATGQMVHSALNASEILSGKGIDASVINMSTIKPLDADALLKYARKTGCIVTAEEHSVINGLGDAVCSAVAQRYPVLVDKVGTEDTFGESGEANELLAKYGLTPRNIAQRAEKLVKIKQ; from the coding sequence ATGGAGAGCCAGCGGAAAGAATACGGAAGAGCCCTGACCGAAATCGGCTCAAAGAACAGGGATCTTGTTGTTCTCGACGCCGATCTTTCCGTCTCCACCAGAACAGGCGAGTTCGGAAAGGCTTTCCCGGAGCGATTTTACAATTGCGGTGTCTCGGAGGCAAACATGGTAACGATTGCTGCCGGCCTGGCAATGGCCGGAAAGACTGTCTTCGCCTCCACCTTTGCAGTCTTCGCCACCGGACTGACATATAACCAGATCAGGCAGTCGATTGCCTATCCGTCATCCAACGTCAAGATTGCGGCCAGCCATGCCGGCCTGTCGGTCGGACCGGACGGCGCAACACACCAGATGCTTGAAGACATAGGCCTCATGAGGGGTCTCCCGAACATGACCGTTGTCGTTCCTGCGGACGCCCGTGAGACATATCAGGCAACCTATGCCCTATCCGAATACCGTGGACCTGCATATATGCGATTCGGAAGGGCCGATGTGCCGTCCATCGGCGATGTCAACGGAGACTTCAGGCTGGGCAGAGCATCCGTGCTGAGAGACGGGGGAGACGTAACGCTTGTCGCCACCGGTCAGATGGTCCATTCAGCTCTGAACGCATCTGAAATACTTTCCGGAAAAGGAATCGATGCTTCGGTCATCAACATGAGCACAATAAAACCGCTTGACGCCGATGCCCTGCTGAAATATGCGCGGAAGACAGGCTGCATCGTAACGGCCGAGGAGCACAGCGTGATCAACGGCCTGGGCGACGCCGTCTGTTCGGCTGTCGCACAGAGATACCCTGTCCTTGTGGACAAGGTCGGAACTGAGGATACTTTCGGTGAGTCTGGCGAGGCTAACGAGCTTCTGGCAAAATACGGCCTGACACCCCGGAATATCGCCCAAAGGGCGGAGAAACTGGTTAAAATTAAACAATAG
- the fsa gene encoding fructose-6-phosphate aldolase, translated as MKIFLDTANIGEIREAWELGVIDGVTTNPSLVSREGRKFSEVLREICRIIDGPVNAEVLSTDFSGMMKEGRELAKINRRIVVKVPMTAEGLKACRALRSECIMTNMTLVFSANQAVLAAKAGASYVSPFIGRLDDIGNEGMQIIREITEIYSHYDFNTEILVASVRNPIHVVDAAMLGADIVTLPFAVLKQMIRHSLTDTGLERFIKDWEKVPK; from the coding sequence TTGAAAATCTTCTTGGATACCGCAAACATCGGTGAAATCAGGGAGGCATGGGAACTCGGGGTAATTGACGGCGTTACGACAAATCCGTCGCTCGTTTCCAGGGAGGGCAGGAAGTTCAGCGAAGTGCTCAGGGAGATATGCCGCATCATCGATGGACCCGTGAACGCTGAGGTGCTAAGCACTGATTTCAGTGGCATGATGAAGGAAGGAAGGGAGCTTGCGAAGATCAACAGGAGGATCGTCGTCAAGGTACCCATGACAGCCGAAGGACTTAAAGCATGCAGGGCTCTCCGTTCCGAATGCATCATGACGAATATGACGCTGGTCTTTTCTGCGAACCAGGCGGTACTCGCGGCAAAGGCTGGCGCTTCCTATGTCAGCCCCTTCATCGGCAGACTGGACGACATCGGAAACGAGGGAATGCAGATCATCAGGGAGATAACAGAAATCTACAGTCATTACGACTTCAATACCGAGATTCTTGTGGCAAGCGTCAGGAATCCGATTCATGTTGTTGATGCAGCAATGCTCGGCGCGGATATTGTGACACTTCCGTTTGCCGTCCTGAAGCAGATGATCAGGCATTCACTCACCGATACTGGACTTGAACGGTTCATAAAGGACTGGGAAAAGGTGCCCAAGTAA
- a CDS encoding enoyl-CoA hydratase/isomerase family protein, producing the protein MKTIEFGMEGYVATITMNRPEKLNALSREMRIEFIDALRRVNSDDRIRAVVITGAGNAFCVGADLDSMPGSLSADLYETFHPIMRGIRFSPKIYVAAVNGVAAGAGISIAVACDLRYCSKGTRFVTAFHRIGLVPDTGLSYMLPRLVQPSSVYELLLAGGEMTAAEAEKLSLFRISEDPLTDAVHRARAISEGPFQSYSLSKKLLNRAVFGDGDAFLKEEAEAQEELGKSSDFREGVSAFREKRKPVFSGN; encoded by the coding sequence ATGAAGACGATTGAATTCGGAATGGAAGGTTACGTCGCGACAATAACGATGAACCGCCCGGAAAAGCTTAACGCGCTTAGCAGAGAAATGCGCATCGAATTCATAGATGCGCTGCGGAGGGTGAATTCGGACGACAGAATCAGGGCTGTTGTGATTACAGGCGCAGGAAACGCCTTCTGCGTCGGCGCTGACCTCGATTCAATGCCCGGGAGTCTGTCCGCCGATCTTTATGAAACATTCCATCCGATTATGCGCGGCATAAGATTCAGCCCCAAGATATATGTGGCCGCTGTGAACGGTGTTGCCGCAGGTGCGGGCATCAGCATCGCGGTCGCGTGCGACCTGAGGTACTGCTCAAAGGGAACGAGGTTCGTGACCGCTTTCCACAGGATTGGCCTCGTTCCGGATACGGGACTGTCATACATGCTTCCGAGACTTGTTCAGCCTTCGTCCGTCTATGAGCTTCTCCTTGCCGGGGGCGAAATGACTGCAGCCGAGGCGGAAAAGCTTTCTCTCTTCCGCATATCCGAGGATCCGCTGACTGACGCTGTTCATAGGGCAAGAGCGATATCGGAAGGGCCGTTTCAATCATATTCTCTGAGCAAAAAACTCCTGAACAGGGCAGTATTCGGCGATGGGGACGCATTCCTGAAGGAGGAAGCTGAGGCACAGGAGGAACTCGGGAAGTCATCCGATTTTCGTGAGGGGGTCAGTGCGTTCAGGGAAAAGCGAAAGCCGGTTTTCAGCGGGAACTGA
- a CDS encoding enoyl-CoA hydratase/isomerase family protein: MAGTVIVEKTGRTGVIRLNRPEKLNSINMEMVADMIAAFDSFSADAETKAVIVTGNGKAFSAGADVRELSGMRLDEVVRGGHLPLWERMRSFRKPVIAAVNGPAVGGGLELVMACDIALSARSAKFGQAEINLGIIPGAGGTQRLARAAGKSKAMEMVLTGNLITADEAETIGLVSRVFDDEKLMEGAHEMASRISDHSLFALELAKESVNKAFETNLLQGLDIERRNFITSLVHADGKEGIDAFLSKRKAVWQG; this comes from the coding sequence ATGGCAGGTACCGTAATCGTTGAAAAAACAGGCAGGACAGGCGTGATACGCCTCAACAGGCCCGAAAAACTTAATTCGATAAATATGGAGATGGTCGCCGATATGATTGCCGCTTTCGACTCATTTTCGGCAGATGCAGAAACAAAGGCAGTCATAGTGACGGGAAACGGCAAGGCGTTTTCGGCAGGAGCGGATGTCAGGGAGCTTTCCGGTATGAGACTCGATGAAGTGGTGAGGGGAGGCCATCTTCCTCTGTGGGAAAGAATGAGATCATTCAGGAAACCTGTGATTGCGGCTGTAAACGGTCCGGCAGTAGGAGGGGGCCTGGAGCTCGTCATGGCGTGCGATATTGCCCTGTCGGCAAGAAGCGCAAAGTTCGGCCAGGCCGAAATAAATCTCGGTATAATCCCCGGTGCCGGAGGAACGCAGCGCCTCGCAAGGGCTGCCGGAAAATCGAAAGCAATGGAGATGGTGCTGACAGGGAACCTGATCACTGCTGACGAAGCGGAGACGATAGGCCTTGTCAGCAGGGTTTTCGATGACGAAAAACTGATGGAAGGAGCCCATGAAATGGCATCGCGGATATCCGATCATTCGCTTTTTGCGCTGGAACTCGCCAAGGAAAGCGTAAACAAGGCATTCGAAACAAATCTTCTCCAGGGTCTCGACATCGAACGGAGGAATTTCATAACATCGCTGGTCCACGCCGACGGGAAGGAAGGCATCGATGCATTTCTCTCAAAGAGGAAGGCTGTGTGGCAGGGATGA
- a CDS encoding aminobenzoate oxygenase: MKNGSGDKIELPEFPPGNIYPAEWDFANDLEWRLYGRSKKEQWDESKLDWAKLDEFVSGLDRKERLSMAYWWALLSTFDNANPVFSYAVVKAHELKEKTAVRCLLNTIAFDENRHNIICGMCINKLCPGFPTRFKPMNDLEAKAQANILWTWYNGARYWKAYLESYNKYTTDVLFTSFMMGEAAATTVFTQMSRNSRIETFREAFRNIAQDETRHYAFTQLVMADGAKKMNEERKRLVTKQIKAGFIFLSLITYKLPAKSNTFWKLPGYFEEVNEKMEDISRDAGLGVPLISEKEDAWRSAVMKVGASMKKYGIRLPEIPELGISGEDVGDVDGDEIVPVF; this comes from the coding sequence ATGAAAAATGGATCCGGAGATAAAATCGAGCTGCCGGAATTTCCTCCAGGCAATATCTATCCTGCCGAATGGGACTTTGCCAATGATCTGGAATGGAGGCTATATGGCAGATCGAAGAAGGAACAGTGGGATGAGTCAAAGCTGGACTGGGCGAAACTGGACGAGTTTGTATCCGGGCTGGACAGAAAAGAGAGACTCTCGATGGCTTACTGGTGGGCGCTCCTCTCCACCTTTGACAACGCAAATCCTGTTTTTTCATATGCCGTAGTCAAGGCGCATGAACTCAAGGAGAAGACGGCGGTCAGGTGTCTTCTAAACACCATCGCATTCGACGAGAACAGGCACAACATAATCTGCGGCATGTGCATAAACAAGCTGTGCCCCGGTTTCCCGACCAGATTCAAGCCGATGAACGACCTGGAGGCAAAAGCACAGGCAAACATACTGTGGACGTGGTACAATGGTGCACGATACTGGAAGGCATATCTTGAATCGTACAACAAATACACGACGGACGTTCTGTTCACATCATTCATGATGGGCGAGGCCGCGGCCACCACCGTTTTCACTCAGATGTCTAGGAATTCCAGGATAGAAACATTCAGGGAAGCTTTCAGGAACATAGCACAGGATGAAACGAGGCATTATGCCTTTACGCAGCTCGTTATGGCAGACGGCGCCAAGAAGATGAATGAAGAAAGAAAAAGACTGGTCACAAAGCAGATCAAGGCAGGCTTCATTTTCCTTTCGCTGATAACATACAAGCTGCCGGCAAAATCAAACACATTCTGGAAACTGCCCGGATATTTTGAGGAAGTAAACGAAAAGATGGAAGACATTTCAAGGGACGCAGGCCTTGGCGTTCCTCTCATCTCCGAGAAGGAGGATGCGTGGAGATCGGCTGTAATGAAGGTCGGAGCCTCGATGAAAAAATACGGAATCAGATTGCCGGAAATACCTGAGCTGGGCATATCCGGCGAGGATGTCGGCGACGTTGACGGCGACGAGATTGTGCCCGTCTTCTGA
- a CDS encoding NAD(P)/FAD-dependent oxidoreductase, whose protein sequence is MVKTEYDMVVIGGGPAGSRFAAGASQKNDVLLLEENYEIGKPVQCSGLVSPRVIEMSGLRSWHNTIRSVNFYSPGGVHFAIEGNSIKGYVIDRSGLDITLAERAARSGAEIMLGSTFVGAEREGRKLKIQFKKMGELREVRCSLLVGADGMSSTVSRIFGLSRYSEIVSCVQSDVYVPSLNESDAVSLYFGSETAPGFFAWAIPGKEFTRIGLGITSGSRTAAEYYERLLAKLGGGKALNLTAGPIPLGNRGRMVADNVMLVGDAAGHVKPISGGGIFTSMAAADLAASVAAEAFACGDMSARVLSRYEKEWNRGIGRELERGALVRRIFLQMNDGNLDSLFRTLDESRIKDLLSRGDIDYPTELSPLVLSRAPSLLRFSPQLIRALM, encoded by the coding sequence ATGGTAAAGACCGAATATGACATGGTTGTGATCGGGGGCGGCCCGGCCGGCAGCCGCTTTGCTGCCGGCGCATCTCAGAAAAACGATGTGCTCCTTCTGGAAGAAAACTATGAGATCGGTAAACCGGTCCAGTGTTCCGGACTTGTCAGTCCGCGCGTGATTGAGATGAGCGGCCTCAGATCATGGCACAATACAATCAGATCCGTGAATTTCTATTCGCCCGGAGGCGTCCATTTTGCAATTGAGGGAAACAGCATCAAAGGATATGTTATCGACAGGAGCGGACTCGACATAACGCTTGCGGAAAGAGCCGCAAGATCCGGTGCGGAAATAATGCTTGGTTCAACATTTGTCGGCGCCGAAAGAGAGGGAAGAAAGCTGAAAATACAGTTCAAGAAAATGGGGGAGCTCCGGGAAGTCAGGTGCTCGCTGCTTGTCGGGGCAGACGGCATGTCGTCGACCGTTTCAAGGATCTTCGGACTGAGCAGATACAGCGAAATCGTCTCATGCGTACAGTCAGATGTCTATGTCCCTTCACTCAATGAAAGTGATGCCGTCTCCCTCTATTTCGGAAGCGAGACAGCGCCGGGTTTTTTTGCATGGGCCATTCCCGGGAAGGAATTCACAAGGATCGGCCTTGGAATCACTTCGGGCAGCAGGACAGCAGCCGAATATTACGAAAGGCTGCTCGCAAAGCTTGGGGGCGGGAAGGCGCTGAACCTCACTGCGGGTCCGATTCCGCTGGGAAACAGGGGAAGGATGGTCGCAGACAACGTAATGCTTGTGGGGGACGCTGCAGGGCATGTAAAACCCATCTCTGGCGGCGGAATATTCACATCCATGGCGGCGGCCGATCTCGCAGCCTCCGTTGCAGCCGAGGCTTTTGCCTGCGGCGACATGAGCGCACGCGTCCTGTCAAGGTACGAGAAGGAGTGGAACAGGGGCATCGGGCGGGAGCTCGAAAGGGGAGCACTTGTCAGGAGGATATTCCTGCAGATGAATGACGGAAATCTTGACAGTCTCTTCCGTACACTGGATGAGAGCCGTATCAAGGATCTGTTGAGCAGGGGAGACATCGACTATCCGACAGAGCTTTCACCATTGGTGCTTTCACGGGCTCCGTCTCTTCTGCGGTTCTCGCCGCAGCTCATCAGGGCACTGATGTAG
- a CDS encoding class I SAM-dependent methyltransferase family protein, producing the protein MTRPTPRDIAVRSLKLPEELKKFLPARWEMIGSVAVLKLREELESYSYEIGEAYAGALKAQSVYAVRGLISGPFRKPSLELIYGEDGETVHNENGVRYVLDVSKVMFSSANHDERMRMANLDCTGETIVDMFAGIGHLSMPVAVHSSPAMIIAAEADADTFTYLLRTIEANDAGEIFRAENTDNRLLHVEEADRIIMGYLENTLAWLPKALSMCRIGGAIHLHQAVRRGHVSEWRSEIEEGRGMGVGKSVAVENIRRVKGYSALLDHMAADLRVVRTDKAPEGKINSIKST; encoded by the coding sequence ATGACAAGGCCAACCCCCAGGGACATTGCGGTCAGATCGCTGAAACTGCCGGAAGAACTGAAGAAATTTCTGCCTGCCAGATGGGAAATGATCGGGAGCGTTGCGGTGCTCAAGCTCAGGGAGGAACTCGAAAGCTATTCATACGAGATAGGGGAGGCGTATGCCGGTGCGCTCAAGGCGCAGAGCGTCTATGCAGTCAGGGGGCTGATCTCGGGGCCGTTCAGGAAGCCGTCTCTGGAACTCATCTACGGCGAGGATGGTGAGACGGTCCACAACGAGAACGGCGTGAGGTATGTCCTCGATGTGTCGAAGGTAATGTTCTCATCCGCAAATCATGATGAGCGTATGAGAATGGCAAACCTGGACTGCACGGGCGAAACAATCGTGGATATGTTCGCAGGGATCGGACACCTGTCGATGCCTGTTGCGGTACATTCTTCCCCCGCAATGATAATCGCCGCGGAGGCGGACGCAGACACATTTACATATCTGCTCAGGACAATTGAAGCCAATGATGCGGGAGAGATATTCCGGGCCGAGAATACGGACAACCGCCTGCTCCATGTTGAGGAAGCGGACAGGATTATAATGGGCTATCTTGAAAACACACTTGCGTGGCTGCCGAAGGCACTGAGCATGTGCAGGATCGGTGGCGCAATTCACCTCCATCAGGCTGTCCGGAGAGGACACGTAAGCGAATGGAGGAGTGAGATCGAAGAAGGACGGGGAATGGGCGTCGGCAAGAGTGTGGCTGTGGAGAATATCAGGAGGGTGAAGGGCTATTCGGCCCTTCTGGATCACATGGCGGCAGATCTGCGTGTCGTGCGCACAGACAAAGCGCCCGAAGGGAAAATAAATAGTATTAAGAGCACATGA
- a CDS encoding DUF835 domain-containing protein has translation MSEREDYARGYLRGFEDALNEVWAEVMSFGSRQYSSQELQMLARTRKGTVQQAVSAKRTELERLLGVAISSEKKGDVTTITMSPGSSVLVREERPDRGFSIFGSLLARGSSGLSVTRTEPSRVIEKYGLNADAISFIWLTRIEKEEIVQNGRRYGIGNSLPNLAAGIRSFYGKQEGCAVLLEGMEYLITQFDFRPVLKFIQMIAEQAEYSRGYLIITADHRSLDERDYRLLEKEMTLTV, from the coding sequence ATGAGTGAACGTGAGGATTACGCAAGGGGCTATCTCAGGGGCTTTGAGGATGCCCTGAATGAGGTCTGGGCGGAGGTAATGTCCTTCGGCAGCAGGCAGTACTCCTCACAGGAACTCCAGATGCTTGCAAGGACCAGGAAGGGGACGGTTCAGCAGGCAGTAAGCGCGAAAAGGACCGAGCTTGAACGGTTGCTGGGTGTCGCCATATCTTCCGAAAAGAAGGGCGACGTCACTACAATCACTATGAGCCCGGGAAGCTCCGTTCTCGTGCGGGAAGAGAGGCCGGACAGGGGATTCTCGATATTCGGTTCGCTGCTGGCCAGGGGATCTTCTGGACTGTCCGTGACAAGAACGGAGCCTTCAAGAGTTATCGAGAAATACGGCCTGAATGCGGACGCAATATCATTCATCTGGCTTACCAGGATAGAGAAGGAGGAAATCGTACAGAACGGCAGGCGCTACGGTATAGGAAACAGCCTTCCGAATCTGGCAGCCGGAATACGCTCGTTCTATGGAAAGCAGGAGGGATGCGCAGTCCTCCTGGAAGGGATGGAATACCTGATAACGCAGTTCGATTTCCGGCCGGTGCTGAAATTCATTCAGATGATCGCCGAGCAGGCGGAGTACAGCCGGGGGTATCTCATCATAACAGCAGATCACCGGAGTCTCGATGAAAGAGACTACAGGCTCCTAGAGAAGGAGATGACACTTACCGTCTGA